From Pseudomonas hefeiensis, one genomic window encodes:
- the ntrC gene encoding nitrogen regulation protein NR(I) — protein MSRSETVWIVDDDRSIRWVLEKALQQEGMTTQSFDSADGVMSRLARQQPDVIISDIRMPGASGLDLLARIREQHPRLPVIIMTAHSDLDSAVASYQGGAFEYLPKPFDVDEAVSLVKRANQHAQEQQGMEEVPALARTPEIIGEAPAMQEVFRAIGRLSHSNITVLINGESGTGKELVAHALHRHSPRAASPFIALNMAAIPKDLMESELFGHEKGAFTGAANLRRGRFEQADGGTLFLDEIGDMPADTQTRLLRVLADGEFYRVGGHTPVKVDVRIIAATHQNLETLVHAGKFREDLFHRLNVIRIHIPRMADRREDIPTLARHFLSRAAQELAVEPKLLKSETEEYLKNLPWPGNVRQLENTCRWITVMASGREVHISDLPPELLSLPQDSAPVTNWEQALRQWADQALARGQSNLLDSAVPSFERIMIETALKHTAGRRRDAAVLLGWGRNTLTRKIKELGMKVDGGDDEEGDEG, from the coding sequence ATGAGCCGTAGTGAAACCGTGTGGATCGTCGATGACGACCGTTCTATCCGTTGGGTCCTGGAAAAAGCCTTGCAACAGGAAGGCATGACCACCCAGAGCTTCGACAGCGCCGATGGGGTGATGAGCCGCCTGGCCCGTCAGCAACCGGACGTCATCATCTCCGACATCCGCATGCCCGGCGCCAGCGGCCTGGACCTGCTGGCGCGGATTCGCGAGCAGCACCCCCGGCTGCCAGTGATCATCATGACCGCCCACTCAGACCTGGACAGCGCGGTGGCGTCCTACCAGGGCGGCGCCTTCGAATACCTGCCCAAGCCGTTCGACGTTGACGAAGCGGTGTCACTGGTCAAGCGCGCCAACCAGCACGCCCAGGAACAACAGGGTATGGAGGAGGTGCCGGCGCTGGCCCGCACCCCGGAAATCATCGGCGAAGCGCCGGCGATGCAGGAAGTGTTTCGCGCCATTGGGCGCTTGAGCCACTCCAATATCACCGTGCTGATCAACGGCGAATCGGGCACCGGTAAAGAACTGGTCGCCCATGCCCTGCACCGCCACAGTCCACGGGCGGCATCACCGTTCATCGCACTGAACATGGCGGCGATCCCCAAGGACCTGATGGAGTCCGAGTTGTTCGGCCACGAGAAAGGTGCGTTCACCGGCGCGGCCAACCTGCGGCGCGGACGCTTCGAACAAGCCGACGGCGGTACCTTGTTCCTCGACGAAATCGGCGACATGCCGGCCGACACTCAGACCCGGCTGTTGCGCGTGCTGGCGGACGGCGAGTTCTATCGGGTGGGCGGCCATACCCCGGTCAAGGTCGATGTACGCATCATCGCCGCCACCCACCAGAACCTGGAAACCCTGGTCCACGCGGGAAAATTCCGTGAAGACTTGTTCCATCGCCTGAACGTGATCCGCATTCATATCCCACGCATGGCGGACCGTCGCGAAGACATCCCGACCCTGGCCCGGCACTTCCTCAGCCGCGCCGCCCAGGAGCTGGCGGTGGAGCCCAAGCTGCTCAAGAGCGAAACCGAGGAATACCTCAAGAACCTGCCTTGGCCCGGCAACGTGCGCCAACTGGAGAACACCTGCCGGTGGATCACGGTGATGGCGTCCGGTCGCGAAGTGCACATCAGCGATCTGCCGCCGGAACTGCTGAGCCTGCCTCAGGACTCGGCTCCGGTGACCAATTGGGAACAGGCCCTTCGCCAGTGGGCCGACCAGGCCCTGGCCCGCGGCCAATCGAACCTGCTGGACAGCGCCGTACCAAGTTTCGAACGCATCATGATCGAGACGGCCCTCAAGCACACCGCCGGCCGCCGCCGCGACGCCGCCGTGCTGCTGGGCTGGGGCCGCAATACCTTGACCCGCAAGATCAAGGAATTGGGAATGAAGGTTGATGGCGGGGATGACGAGGAAGGGGATGAGGGTTGA
- the glnL gene encoding nitrogen regulation protein NR(II) gives MTISDALHRLLLDNLTTATILLDAQLRLEYMNPAAEMLLAVSGQRSHGQFISELFTESAEALNSLRQAVEQAHPFTKREAMLTALTGQTLTVDYAVTPILNNGATLLLLEVHPRDRLLRITKEEAQLSKQETSKMLVRGLAHEIKNPLGGIRGAAQLLARELPEESLKDYTNVIIEEADRLRNLVDRMLGSNKLPSLAMCNVHEVLERVSSLVEAESQGCITLVRDYDPSIPDVLIDREQMIQAVLNIVRNAMQAISSQNELRLGRISLRTRAMRQFTIGHVRHRLVTKIEIIDNGPGIPTELQETIFFPMVSGRPDGTGLGLSITQNIISQHQGLIECESHPGHTTFSIFLPLEQGATST, from the coding sequence ATGACCATTAGCGACGCACTACACCGCTTGCTACTCGACAACCTCACCACCGCTACCATCCTGCTCGATGCCCAATTGCGCCTTGAGTACATGAACCCGGCAGCGGAGATGCTGCTGGCTGTCAGCGGCCAGCGCAGCCACGGGCAGTTCATCAGCGAGCTGTTCACCGAATCGGCCGAGGCGCTCAACTCCTTGCGTCAAGCCGTGGAACAGGCGCATCCGTTCACCAAACGCGAAGCGATGCTCACCGCCCTGACCGGCCAGACCCTGACGGTGGATTACGCGGTAACACCGATCCTGAACAACGGTGCCACGCTGTTGCTGCTGGAGGTGCATCCGCGTGATCGGCTGCTGCGCATCACCAAGGAAGAAGCCCAGTTGTCCAAGCAGGAAACCAGCAAGATGCTGGTGCGCGGCCTGGCCCATGAGATCAAGAACCCCCTCGGCGGGATTCGCGGCGCCGCGCAACTGCTGGCCCGGGAACTGCCGGAAGAAAGCCTCAAGGACTACACCAACGTCATCATTGAAGAAGCCGACCGCTTGCGCAATCTGGTGGATCGCATGCTCGGCTCCAACAAGCTGCCGTCCCTGGCGATGTGCAATGTCCACGAGGTACTGGAGCGCGTCAGCAGCCTGGTGGAAGCCGAGAGCCAGGGGTGCATCACCTTGGTGCGCGACTACGACCCGAGCATTCCCGATGTATTGATCGACCGCGAACAGATGATCCAGGCGGTGCTGAACATCGTGCGCAATGCCATGCAGGCCATCAGCAGCCAGAACGAGCTGCGCCTGGGCCGTATCAGCCTGCGCACCCGCGCCATGCGCCAGTTCACCATCGGCCACGTGCGCCACCGTCTGGTGACCAAGATCGAAATCATCGACAACGGTCCGGGCATTCCCACGGAGTTGCAGGAAACCATCTTCTTTCCCATGGTCAGCGGCCGCCCGGACGGTACCGGGCTGGGCCTGTCCATTACCCAGAACATCATCAGTCAGCATCAGGGCTTGATCGAATGTGAGAGCCACCCCGGCCACACCACCTTTTCGATCTTCCTGCCACTGGAACAAGGAGCCACATCGACATGA